A genomic window from Periweissella cryptocerci includes:
- a CDS encoding ABC transporter substrate-binding protein, with amino-acid sequence MGKKTIYTVGTVAVVVIAAGAFAILHHPTKAQTHKDATVGDFKISYTNNAKPIKDGTLKIGLFQDEPFTGIFAPDLISQTVDGFLTGPLGSGLFKNDESYKIVDGGAANFKLDKATKSATITLRKGVTWSDGKPVTAKDLEFAYEIVANQAYGGITYTDTLANIKGMAAYHAGKAKTISGITYPNGETGNSIKLQFGRLTPSMEQTGSGNFLESAEPYHYMKDIAPAKLAGSKAVRQAPLSWGPFKVEKIIAGQSVQYVRNPYYYGPKAKLARIDTQVSSSASAAAALKAKKFDIAYGQSSTAYPKIKALTDYVQTGKKALSFSATYFNLGHYDTKKGVNVQDRKTPLQNTALRQALGYALNIEQVNKKFSNGLKTRANSTIPTAIKGANDKSVKGFPLDVKKANSLLDKAGFKWDAKHEYRLNTDGKPFQLTYMAQNSTANSEPIAQNNIQQWKAVGVKVHLYKDRLTDFNSWAQVVTSGTGDWDITDGSWSINPDPSPADLFSVGAQYNLGHYVSPELTKILTNIDSTKALDPTYRKAQVNAYQQYVQKEAVVIPQSFGIGWIPVNKRVIGWTNEANSYNDYATLAVSANSPE; translated from the coding sequence ATGGGAAAGAAAACAATTTATACAGTAGGCACGGTTGCCGTTGTCGTAATCGCTGCCGGTGCATTTGCAATATTACACCACCCAACTAAAGCACAGACCCACAAAGATGCTACCGTTGGTGATTTTAAAATTTCATATACTAACAACGCTAAACCAATTAAGGACGGTACCCTTAAAATTGGTTTGTTTCAAGATGAACCCTTCACCGGAATTTTCGCACCAGATTTAATTTCCCAGACGGTTGATGGTTTCCTAACCGGACCACTGGGGAGTGGGCTCTTCAAAAACGATGAGTCTTACAAAATTGTTGATGGTGGTGCCGCTAACTTCAAGCTTGATAAGGCAACGAAATCTGCCACAATTACTTTGCGTAAAGGTGTCACGTGGTCAGATGGTAAGCCTGTAACTGCCAAAGATTTGGAATTTGCCTACGAAATCGTAGCCAATCAAGCGTACGGTGGCATTACCTATACTGATACGTTAGCCAATATTAAAGGCATGGCTGCTTATCACGCTGGCAAAGCAAAAACCATTAGCGGTATCACTTATCCAAACGGTGAAACTGGTAATTCCATTAAGTTACAATTTGGCCGCTTGACCCCCAGTATGGAACAAACTGGTTCAGGTAATTTCTTGGAATCCGCTGAACCATATCACTATATGAAAGACATCGCCCCCGCCAAGTTAGCTGGTTCAAAAGCCGTCCGCCAAGCACCACTTTCATGGGGCCCTTTCAAAGTTGAAAAAATTATCGCTGGGCAATCAGTCCAATACGTCCGGAACCCATACTACTATGGTCCCAAAGCGAAACTAGCTAGGATAGATACCCAAGTATCCTCTAGTGCAAGTGCTGCAGCGGCCTTGAAAGCCAAAAAATTTGACATTGCTTACGGTCAATCCTCGACTGCTTATCCCAAGATTAAGGCACTCACTGATTATGTCCAAACTGGGAAGAAAGCATTGTCATTTTCAGCAACATACTTTAACTTAGGGCACTATGATACTAAAAAAGGCGTGAACGTCCAAGATCGGAAAACCCCTTTGCAAAATACGGCACTTCGACAAGCATTAGGGTATGCCTTAAATATTGAACAAGTTAACAAAAAGTTCAGTAATGGCCTTAAAACCCGTGCTAACTCGACGATTCCAACCGCAATTAAAGGAGCCAATGATAAATCAGTCAAAGGGTTCCCCTTGGATGTTAAAAAAGCTAATTCGTTACTCGATAAGGCCGGCTTTAAATGGGATGCGAAGCACGAATATCGGTTGAATACCGATGGTAAGCCATTCCAATTGACTTACATGGCGCAAAACTCAACCGCTAACTCGGAACCAATTGCCCAGAACAACATCCAACAATGGAAAGCTGTTGGGGTTAAAGTGCATCTCTACAAAGACCGATTAACGGACTTTAACAGTTGGGCTCAAGTTGTCACTAGTGGCACCGGCGATTGGGATATCACTGATGGTAGTTGGTCGATTAATCCCGACCCTTCACCAGCAGACCTTTTCTCAGTCGGCGCTCAGTACAACTTAGGCCACTATGTTTCACCCGAACTTACGAAAATTCTTACTAATATTGATTCAACCAAAGCATTGGATCCAACTTACCGGAAAGCACAAGTCAATGCTTACCAGCAATACGTCCAAAAAGAAGCCGTGGTTATTCCACAAAGCTTCGGCATTGGCTGGATTCCAGTTAACAAACGGGTAATTGGCTGGACAAATGAAGCCAATAGCTACAATGATTACGCTACTTTAGCCGTTTCAGCTAATTCACCTGAGTAA
- a CDS encoding acyltransferase family protein translates to MGETHLHRRYISGFDGVRAIAVLAVILYHIFPNALPGGYLGVPIFFVVSGYLITDLLRQELANTNKINLRSFYERRIKRLYPALLVMLVLTAAYITLFDRGALLGLRATILTNLVYVYNFWEINHGQSYFQQFTAPSPFTHLWSLSIEGQFYLVWPVLVWLLAKFKLRASNIFKGLMILAFVSAALMALKYNPENINRVYYGTDTRLFTIIFGAALAYIWPSTHLSETLNATSKKFLNYLSFGALGLILLGFFVLNGQASLTYYGGMFVFGFVAMIFVGTIAHPSAFLAKPLSNRVFRWIGTRSYGIYLYQYPVLVFFEHAVPNYQSHHILYGLVELIIIGVISELSYRYLERPLQHINVAKTKTVYGRFMHNDRHVLIATGVAIVVIAIFSFGLFQPQAATGYQSPLQVQLAKREREAKRANKVVTEAQAAKLKQPKSKTKKEATTAPTKTHLSAKQRRIARTYNLSYPAAQTLVNTQITAIGDSMLINVGPSLQKIVPTVIDGQIGRQPGVAPDLLHQRKLMPNILVMLGTNGLVNQLTIDQVMKLAGTKRQVFWVNNFVANKSWIAPNVKILAKQHQANFHLINWHALVRTHQDWLGPDGIHPNTVGDIHLTNLIASEVARVNAKG, encoded by the coding sequence ATGGGGGAAACACATCTACACCGCCGCTATATTAGTGGCTTTGACGGGGTTCGCGCGATTGCCGTGCTCGCTGTTATTTTATATCATATTTTTCCAAACGCATTACCTGGGGGTTATTTGGGGGTGCCAATTTTCTTTGTAGTTTCCGGTTATTTAATTACCGATTTACTACGACAAGAGCTCGCCAATACCAATAAAATTAATCTTCGGAGTTTTTATGAACGCCGGATTAAGCGACTCTACCCGGCACTACTAGTTATGCTTGTCTTAACTGCAGCCTACATTACTTTGTTTGACCGTGGGGCACTGTTGGGATTACGGGCAACCATCTTAACTAATCTGGTTTACGTCTATAATTTCTGGGAAATTAATCACGGGCAATCGTATTTTCAACAATTTACCGCCCCATCACCTTTTACCCACCTCTGGTCATTATCGATTGAAGGTCAATTTTATTTAGTGTGGCCGGTATTAGTATGGTTACTTGCTAAATTTAAACTGCGAGCCAGTAATATCTTCAAAGGTCTTATGATTCTAGCGTTTGTTTCCGCAGCCCTAATGGCGCTAAAATATAACCCCGAAAATATTAATCGTGTTTATTACGGGACTGATACGCGCCTCTTCACCATTATTTTCGGTGCTGCTCTAGCTTATATCTGGCCATCAACCCATTTGAGCGAAACTTTGAATGCTACAAGTAAAAAGTTTTTAAATTACCTCAGCTTTGGCGCATTGGGACTTATTTTATTAGGATTCTTCGTCCTAAATGGACAAGCATCACTGACCTACTATGGTGGGATGTTTGTCTTTGGTTTTGTCGCAATGATTTTTGTCGGGACAATTGCTCACCCAAGTGCTTTTCTCGCAAAGCCTTTGAGTAATCGTGTCTTTCGTTGGATTGGTACCCGTTCATATGGTATTTATTTGTATCAGTACCCCGTGCTCGTTTTCTTTGAACATGCGGTACCAAATTATCAAAGCCACCATATTCTCTACGGACTTGTCGAACTAATTATCATTGGTGTAATTAGTGAACTTAGCTACCGCTACCTCGAACGACCTTTACAACACATTAATGTTGCCAAAACAAAAACGGTCTACGGGCGCTTCATGCATAACGATCGGCACGTCTTAATTGCGACCGGGGTTGCGATTGTCGTTATTGCCATTTTTAGTTTCGGTCTATTTCAACCGCAAGCTGCTACTGGTTATCAATCACCCTTACAGGTCCAATTGGCCAAACGGGAACGGGAAGCTAAACGTGCCAATAAAGTCGTTACCGAAGCACAAGCGGCAAAATTAAAACAACCAAAAAGCAAAACAAAAAAAGAAGCAACCACCGCACCTACAAAAACGCACCTAAGTGCCAAACAGCGACGCATTGCTCGTACTTATAACTTGTCTTACCCAGCTGCACAAACATTAGTAAACACACAAATCACTGCTATTGGTGACTCAATGCTTATCAACGTTGGCCCAAGCCTGCAAAAAATCGTCCCAACTGTGATTGACGGTCAAATTGGTCGCCAACCTGGGGTGGCGCCTGACTTACTTCACCAACGTAAATTAATGCCCAATATTTTAGTCATGCTTGGTACAAACGGCCTAGTTAATCAGCTAACCATCGACCAAGTAATGAAGCTGGCGGGTACTAAACGCCAAGTGTTCTGGGTCAATAATTTTGTCGCCAATAAATCATGGATTGCGCCAAATGTGAAAATACTCGCCAAGCAGCATCAAGCTAATTTCCACTTGATAAATTGGCATGCCCTAGTTCGCACGCACCAAGATTGGTTAGGTCCGGATGGCATCCACCCGAATACGGTTGGCGATATCCACTTAACTAACCTGATTGCCAGTGAAGTTGCCCGCGTTAACGCAAAGGGATAA
- a CDS encoding TetR/AcrR family transcriptional regulator, producing the protein MRTRDENKIKAISTAVFEITLHEGLAHLSIGKIAKAAGVSPATAYIYYADKTDMLSQIFLEVKVLMDTGLAESLLSQHDLRQQVAAALRHFGHRFIQYPLEANFMQAVQANPDEINAKAYEQSFALAQPLTDLLTKALATETLRTNDVDKIIALTFGAMTTYLQQKFQNKQPVSDADLDDLINLTLHAVFAD; encoded by the coding sequence ATGCGAACACGAGATGAAAATAAAATAAAAGCTATTTCGACGGCGGTTTTTGAAATCACTTTGCATGAAGGACTCGCCCACCTCTCCATTGGTAAGATTGCCAAAGCCGCTGGTGTTAGTCCTGCAACAGCCTACATCTACTATGCTGACAAAACTGACATGTTAAGTCAAATTTTCCTTGAAGTCAAAGTCTTGATGGATACCGGTTTGGCTGAAAGCCTCTTGTCACAACATGATTTACGTCAACAAGTAGCAGCAGCGTTACGGCACTTTGGCCACCGTTTCATTCAATACCCCTTGGAAGCTAACTTCATGCAAGCTGTTCAAGCTAATCCGGATGAAATCAATGCTAAAGCATATGAACAGTCATTTGCACTGGCCCAACCGCTAACTGATTTATTGACGAAGGCGCTAGCAACTGAAACCTTGCGAACCAACGATGTGGACAAGATTATTGCGTTGACGTTTGGCGCCATGACGACTTACTTGCAACAAAAATTTCAAAACAAACAACCCGTTAGTGATGCCGATCTTGATGATTTAATCAACCTCACATTGCATGCTGTTTTTGCCGATTAA
- a CDS encoding ABC transporter substrate-binding protein produces MGKKLTYTLSTIAVLAVIAGAVALLHKPSANTKPKADAKIGDFKVTYTNKAKPIKDGTLKIGLAQAFTGVFAPELVTQQVDSLIAQPLGTGLLKNNSSYQVVDGGAANFKLDKATKTATITLHKGLTWSDGKPVIAKDLEFAYEIVGNLAYGGITYTDSLENIKGMAAFHKGRAKSISGITYPDGENGNSIKLAFNKLSPGLTQAGSGDYLSTAEPYHYLKDIKPAKLAGSKQIRQAPLSWGPFKVEKVLTGQNITYVRNPYYYAAKAKLAKIDLQVVASSSIVEGLKTKQYDIAYQVPTTSYPAVKKLPDYVQTGRQSLSFSATYFNLGHFDAKQGVNVQDRKTILQNKSIRQALGYALNTDQVNKKFNNGLQTFANSTVPPVYSGYNDKAVKGFPLDIKKANAILDKAGFKWDAKHEYRLNPDGKPFSLTYLAQNAGAISTTLAQNNLQQWKSVGLNVHLYKNRLIDFNSWVQKVTTNSNDWDITNATWSLNPDPSQSDLFSASAQYNLGHYVSPELTKIINNIDSEKSLDTTYRKAQFAAYQQYIQDEAVVIPQSFSISWTPINRRVIGWSKDVGVYNMYGNLAVSADSPE; encoded by the coding sequence ATGGGAAAGAAACTCACTTACACACTTAGTACCATCGCGGTTCTTGCAGTAATCGCTGGTGCCGTTGCGCTCTTGCACAAACCGAGTGCTAACACCAAACCAAAAGCCGATGCTAAAATTGGTGATTTCAAAGTAACTTATACAAACAAGGCCAAACCGATTAAAGATGGCACTTTAAAAATTGGCCTCGCTCAGGCTTTTACCGGTGTATTTGCGCCGGAGCTAGTTACCCAACAAGTTGATAGTCTCATTGCCCAACCATTAGGTACTGGTTTACTCAAAAATAACTCATCGTACCAAGTCGTCGATGGTGGGGCTGCTAACTTTAAGCTCGATAAGGCAACTAAAACCGCTACGATTACGTTGCACAAAGGTTTAACGTGGTCAGATGGTAAACCAGTCATCGCCAAGGACTTAGAGTTTGCTTATGAAATTGTTGGTAATTTAGCTTACGGTGGTATTACGTACACTGATTCATTAGAAAATATTAAAGGTATGGCCGCGTTTCACAAAGGTCGCGCAAAATCGATTAGTGGGATCACCTATCCAGATGGCGAAAACGGTAATTCAATTAAATTGGCCTTTAACAAACTTTCACCAGGCTTAACACAAGCGGGATCAGGTGATTATCTATCCACCGCCGAACCATACCACTACTTGAAAGACATTAAACCTGCCAAGCTCGCTGGGTCAAAGCAAATTCGTCAAGCCCCCCTTTCATGGGGTCCATTTAAAGTTGAAAAAGTCCTCACGGGTCAAAACATCACCTATGTTCGAAACCCCTACTACTACGCAGCCAAGGCGAAATTAGCCAAAATTGACTTACAAGTAGTTGCGAGTTCATCAATTGTGGAAGGTCTAAAAACCAAACAATATGATATTGCGTATCAAGTGCCAACGACTTCATACCCGGCTGTCAAAAAATTACCAGATTATGTCCAAACTGGCCGGCAGTCATTATCATTTTCTGCAACTTACTTTAACTTAGGTCACTTTGACGCAAAGCAAGGCGTTAATGTGCAAGACCGGAAAACAATTCTGCAAAATAAAAGTATTCGGCAAGCTTTGGGGTATGCATTGAATACTGATCAAGTTAACAAGAAATTCAATAATGGGCTTCAAACCTTTGCAAATTCAACGGTGCCACCGGTTTACAGTGGTTACAACGATAAAGCAGTCAAAGGCTTCCCCTTGGATATTAAAAAAGCCAATGCAATCCTCGATAAAGCTGGTTTCAAATGGGACGCAAAGCATGAATACCGGCTGAATCCGGATGGCAAGCCATTTTCTTTAACCTACTTGGCGCAAAACGCCGGGGCGATTTCTACGACCTTAGCGCAAAATAATTTACAACAATGGAAATCCGTTGGCCTTAATGTGCACTTATATAAGAATCGCTTAATCGATTTTAATAGCTGGGTCCAAAAAGTTACGACTAACTCGAATGATTGGGACATTACGAATGCGACCTGGAGCTTAAATCCTGACCCGTCACAATCTGACCTCTTCTCAGCTTCTGCTCAATACAACTTGGGGCACTATGTATCACCTGAACTGACCAAAATCATTAACAATATTGATTCTGAAAAGTCATTGGATACAACTTACCGGAAAGCCCAATTTGCCGCCTATCAGCAATACATTCAGGACGAAGCTGTCGTGATTCCCCAAAGTTTCAGCATTAGTTGGACACCAATTAACAGACGTGTCATTGGTTGGAGTAAAGATGTTGGCGTTTATAATATGTACGGGAACTTAGCTGTTTCAGCGGATTCACCAGAATAA
- a CDS encoding MarR family winged helix-turn-helix transcriptional regulator: MQNELVITDVLENFYALEKRLQAEQDDEQKWLQAQIHDATLGDVFEQLSTLKLHVLAAIGQLQPANGTLIAQTTAIPKGTVSKTTKSLIALGLVVAESMPNNKKEVLFALTAKGIAIDTQHAALHRRIEQNLTMYLQSFDDNELQLINHFLRQVATRSWLDTEAAVPDLSAKDQIAQQVHQKINQLNATDLNKVAGLLEILF, encoded by the coding sequence ATGCAAAACGAATTAGTTATTACCGATGTACTTGAAAATTTCTATGCATTGGAAAAACGGCTACAAGCAGAGCAAGATGATGAACAAAAATGGTTACAAGCACAGATACACGACGCGACGTTGGGTGATGTGTTTGAACAGTTAAGCACTTTGAAATTACACGTGTTAGCGGCGATTGGTCAGTTACAACCAGCCAATGGGACGTTGATTGCGCAAACAACTGCCATTCCCAAGGGAACGGTTTCGAAGACGACTAAGAGTTTAATTGCACTTGGACTGGTCGTAGCTGAATCAATGCCAAATAATAAGAAAGAAGTTTTATTCGCGTTAACGGCGAAAGGAATCGCAATCGACACGCAACATGCCGCATTGCATCGCCGTATCGAACAAAATTTGACGATGTATCTACAATCCTTTGATGATAATGAGTTGCAGTTAATTAATCATTTCTTACGGCAAGTTGCTACGCGGTCGTGGCTGGATACTGAAGCAGCAGTACCAGACTTGTCAGCAAAAGATCAAATTGCCCAACAAGTTCACCAAAAAATTAATCAGTTAAACGCCACAGACTTAAATAAAGTCGCGGGTTTACTGGAAATTTTGTTTTAA
- a CDS encoding ABC transporter substrate-binding protein, with product MGKKKGYTIGAIAIIAVAGGAYAISHHTSNNTQVADAQVGDFKLAYTNHAKPLKDGTLNVGLTLDQPFTGMFAQELATSTTDTILAEPLGNDIFKSDDSFKIVDGGAANFKLDKATKTATITLRKGLTWSDGHPVVAKDLEFPYEIVGNPAYGGTTYADATANIKGMDAFHTGKAKTISGITYPDGQNGQAIKIQFTKLTPSLTQIGSGNYMQTVAPYHYYKNIKPADFSGSKQVRQAPLSWGPFKVTKVVAGQAVEYARNPYYYGAKPKLAKINLQVVSTTSIAAALKAKKFAVAYLVPGNAYPTIKNLADFVQTGQSALQISATYFNLGHFDQQKDRNIQDRKTPLQNKALRAAMGYALNTDQVNKKFNHGLQTRANTMIPTAFEGYNDKAVKGFPFDVKKADSLLDAAGFKWDAKHE from the coding sequence ATGGGAAAGAAAAAAGGCTACACAATTGGTGCCATTGCTATCATAGCGGTTGCGGGTGGAGCGTACGCAATCAGTCATCATACCAGTAACAACACACAAGTCGCAGATGCCCAGGTGGGCGATTTTAAATTAGCCTACACGAATCATGCCAAGCCCCTTAAAGATGGCACTTTGAACGTTGGTTTAACTCTCGATCAGCCCTTCACCGGTATGTTTGCACAAGAACTCGCAACTTCAACCACCGATACAATTCTCGCTGAACCATTGGGAAACGACATTTTCAAGTCCGATGATTCATTCAAAATTGTTGATGGTGGAGCCGCCAACTTCAAGCTTGATAAGGCAACAAAAACCGCCACGATTACCTTGCGTAAGGGCTTAACTTGGTCCGATGGTCATCCGGTTGTCGCTAAGGATCTTGAATTTCCTTACGAAATTGTTGGTAATCCAGCTTATGGTGGCACAACTTATGCGGATGCAACTGCCAATATCAAGGGAATGGATGCTTTTCATACTGGTAAAGCCAAAACTATTAGTGGCATTACCTACCCGGATGGTCAAAACGGGCAAGCTATTAAGATTCAATTCACTAAACTCACACCTAGTTTGACCCAAATTGGCTCAGGCAATTACATGCAAACAGTTGCCCCCTACCATTACTATAAGAACATTAAGCCGGCTGATTTTTCTGGATCTAAACAAGTTCGCCAAGCGCCACTTTCATGGGGACCTTTCAAAGTCACTAAAGTGGTTGCCGGTCAAGCAGTTGAATATGCCCGTAACCCTTACTACTATGGTGCCAAACCCAAGCTAGCTAAAATTAATCTGCAAGTTGTTTCAACAACTAGTATCGCAGCCGCACTAAAAGCCAAGAAGTTTGCTGTGGCCTATTTAGTACCAGGGAACGCATATCCTACAATAAAAAATTTGGCAGATTTTGTTCAAACTGGTCAATCCGCATTACAAATTAGTGCGACCTACTTCAACCTGGGACATTTTGATCAGCAAAAAGACCGTAACATCCAAGATCGTAAAACACCGCTGCAAAACAAAGCTTTACGCGCAGCCATGGGCTATGCCTTAAATACTGATCAAGTTAACAAGAAATTTAATCACGGTTTACAAACACGGGCCAATACAATGATTCCAACGGCCTTCGAAGGATATAATGACAAGGCTGTTAAAGGTTTCCCATTTGACGTTAAAAAGGCTGATAGTTTACTTGATGCGGCCGGCTTTAAATGGGATGCCAAACATGAATAG
- a CDS encoding oxidoreductase, with protein MTKQVVIITGISSGMGRAAALLFNQRNWIVYGGARRIDQMADLAAAGIHVQALDVTDEASTQAIVNRVIADQGRIDVLINNAGYGEYGALEEVTMAKAKAQFDVNVFGLANMTQLVLPTMRAQHSGRIINNSSIGGRVYMPIGGWYHASKHALEVYSDVLRMEVQEFGINVSVIEPGGTATEWADVAMKAGKASTANTSPYAKYMTAFDQVTTGNTSVPLATPEKIAELMWQAATAKKPKLRYLPGFFERAMVFAARHLPVRTYQALTMSTFKRMMK; from the coding sequence ATGACCAAACAAGTTGTAATCATTACTGGAATTAGTTCAGGCATGGGCCGCGCTGCCGCCCTCTTATTCAATCAGCGCAATTGGATTGTCTATGGTGGGGCACGGCGAATTGATCAAATGGCCGATTTAGCCGCGGCGGGGATTCACGTTCAAGCACTTGATGTCACCGATGAAGCATCAACTCAAGCCATTGTTAATCGTGTTATTGCTGACCAAGGCCGGATTGATGTGCTTATTAACAATGCTGGTTACGGCGAATATGGTGCACTTGAAGAAGTTACAATGGCGAAAGCCAAAGCACAATTTGACGTGAATGTCTTCGGCCTCGCCAATATGACACAACTGGTTTTACCAACCATGCGTGCACAACATTCGGGCCGAATTATCAATAACTCTTCGATTGGTGGCCGTGTCTATATGCCAATTGGTGGCTGGTATCACGCCTCAAAGCATGCGTTAGAAGTTTATTCAGACGTTTTACGCATGGAAGTCCAAGAATTTGGGATTAATGTTTCGGTCATCGAACCTGGTGGAACTGCCACCGAATGGGCCGATGTCGCCATGAAAGCCGGAAAAGCTTCCACCGCTAACACCTCTCCTTATGCAAAATACATGACCGCCTTCGACCAAGTCACTACCGGTAACACATCAGTTCCATTAGCCACACCAGAAAAGATTGCTGAACTAATGTGGCAAGCTGCGACTGCCAAGAAACCCAAGCTACGCTACTTACCTGGGTTCTTTGAACGGGCGATGGTATTTGCCGCCCGTCACCTCCCAGTTCGCACGTACCAAGCTCTCACCATGAGTACGTTTAAACGCATGATGAAATAA
- a CDS encoding FMN-dependent NADH-azoreductase, translating to MKTLLYVDAHPLTAAESKTLQVADAFVAAWQTANPTGHIETLKLSEANIPTLDKDVFGTWLKQKKIGLGAPLAMSADENALLSQFNTLIDQFVNADVVVFANPMWNHFLPAILKQYLDDVLQAGVAFKYTAHGPVGLLSDKQIIHIQSAGGVYDHTSMRADFGDAYLQAMVEFIGLSIDDEYHTIFIEGADSNPAQRDAIITAAKTEAQNLAVTL from the coding sequence ATGAAAACTTTACTTTACGTCGATGCTCACCCACTTACCGCTGCTGAATCAAAAACTTTACAAGTTGCTGATGCCTTTGTCGCGGCTTGGCAAACGGCTAACCCTACTGGTCACATTGAAACTTTAAAATTATCAGAAGCTAACATTCCAACTTTAGATAAGGATGTTTTTGGTACGTGGTTGAAGCAAAAGAAGATTGGTTTAGGCGCACCGCTTGCAATGTCAGCGGATGAAAACGCCTTATTGAGCCAATTCAACACGTTGATTGACCAATTTGTTAACGCTGATGTTGTCGTCTTCGCTAACCCAATGTGGAACCACTTCTTGCCCGCTATTTTGAAGCAATATTTGGATGATGTCCTACAAGCTGGTGTCGCCTTCAAATACACTGCACATGGTCCAGTCGGGTTACTTAGTGATAAGCAAATCATCCACATTCAATCAGCTGGCGGTGTTTACGATCACACTTCAATGCGCGCAGACTTTGGTGATGCTTACTTGCAAGCAATGGTCGAATTTATCGGTTTGAGTATTGATGATGAATACCACACTATTTTTATCGAAGGAGCAGACTCTAATCCAGCGCAACGTGATGCCATCATCACAGCTGCCAAAACGGAAGCTCAAAATTTGGCGGTAACTTTATAA